GAAGTATCTGGCAATTTGAAACTAATCATGTGGTGTACAGGAAGAGCATTAGTAACATTTTTGATCATAACAAATCTGCCTGCTTCAGAAATATTAATAGAAACCCATTTGGAAAGTCTGGATTCCATTAGTTATTAATTTTCCTTAATCTGGCCATTAAAAATAGTCGCAAATATGTCATACATCTATCACTGGGGTAGTGCAAATATggtgctattaagttaagagTCTGCCGGCGTTTACTCGGCTTAAACGGCTTTTGGCCCCACATAGTTCATCTCCAAAGCCGAGTCAGCCCGTCGATTCGTTTCGCTACAAACACCAAAAGACTGATTCAGATTATTACTGCTACTTTAGACACCCTGGTTTTACTATTTGAGACACTTGAGACACTATGGTTACTTGGCTAATGTTACAACTAAATGGGTCATTGGTTCCTTGATTAAATTAGGCGatctaaaattaaaaaactccAGTTCATGTTTACATGTTCTGTTGATCAATGGGTTGGATTTTATCCGGTCATTGCCTTGTGCTTTGATTCACATCCTAAATGTTTGGTCTTCTCCTTTGCGAGAGAAGGTTTTCTTAAACCGTTTACAACTCTGAAAAGATTGATTGGATAGGCAAGAATTGGTGGAGATACTGCAACTTATATGGCTTTTTTATGATCTTGAAAAAAACTCTTGTAAGGTTCCCAATTTCCTAAATTGGCTTTCTTATTATATGTACTGAGGTTAGCATCTtttccgaaaaaaaaaaaaaaaagcagcacTACAACGCAATGTCATAAAAATGCCTTGAGCCGGTTGAGAAACTTCACATAGCAGGCAGATGGTTACTTGAGTTCATGCTAACACCCAATATTAAGATGGAAAACGAACGCCCGAAATCAGCAATTGGAACCGTAAAAAGAAAGTACATTCCAGAAAATGTGACAATCATTATTAGGACTGAAACTGTGAGAAACTGTCTCTTACTACCTTGACATATGAACTAACAGACATTATTTTGTCGAAAAGAAACACCAGGGGTGCTTCTTGGCTAGACATATGTTTGTCGTGGGTTATCCACTTGTTCCAGGCCCATAATCTTCTAGACGAGTACTTAGAAATTACTCTACATCGCCGTACACTGCTAAGAAGTTTCGAAAAACGCGGCAAAAAGAAGATATCGTTGCACAAACTTCCACGAAAAATACCGCACCCCGAATTAGAACAAAACCGGATACTACAAAAGTCCACTGGTTTCCCTTTACCACCAGCAGCACATAAATGATTGTCAAATACAGCACTCTGAATTACAACAAAACTAGATACTACAAAATCCACCGGTTTCAGAATCCCATCTGCTACGACAACTATAAATTCTTATCTCAATATCTCTCCCTATGCATGAAATTTCAACTCTATTGAgaacagagaaaaaaaaatcatatcagTTTTTTTGAGATACCCGTGTAATAAAATACCAAGATGTGTAGAGTGACAGAGAATCAGGGATTTTATCAAAGCGAAAGAGATAGATTGAAAATCAAAGCATTTTATCTCCGATTATCAGTTTCAAAAGTGAAGAAGAATCAATTACCAGAGTCATTAACATTACTGTATCTACCAAGAATTAATGAAAGTCCATTAGAAATCAACGACACAAAAATTAGATCAGACGCATCAGGATTTATAACACTTTATAGAATGAgatctgaagaagaaaaaaagaaaaggattatGATGATGAAagctgaagaagaaattgaagaagaacaagaagtaaTTTATGCTAGTAGAGAGAAAGTAAGAGTAAGTGAAGGAGTTAGATTTGAAGTTTATTCAAGAGAAGACAAGATTTTAAAAGGAATTTATAGAAAAGATATATATGATGATTGGAAACTGGAAAGTAAATGTGTTCTTGAAAATGATCCTTCAGGGTTTAAGATTTCTGAAGCTGAGATTTTTGTAAGTGGAGATGGAAATGTTTCGATTAATGAGAAGATTGAAATTGTGattaagagaagaagaaagaacaatagTAAGAGAAGGTTTTTTAAGGTTTTGGAAGAAATACCAGAAGATAGAGAAGAAGGAGAGGAAAAGGAGGAGAATGAATCTGAtagctcttgttgttgttgtggtggtgatgatgagatGATTGGAAGCGATTTGGATGATGAAAGAGATTTTGTGGAGAaaagtggtagtgatgatgaAAGAACTTGGGCTGTTGATGTTGGAATCTGGGTTATGTGCTTGGGTGTTGGATATTTGGTTTCCAAATCGTCATCAAGAAcattaagaagaagaaggatgatgTTCAGATAAACCAAAAGTTAAGCTCTGGTTTTATTGAGATTCTTACTTGTAAAATTGAATTACTATAGAAAAGAAATTGTATCTTGTGAGGTTAATAAGAACTGCGATTTGGCATATATTTCTTCCGaagagtttttttgtttttgttgttcaaTATAGATTACTTCTAATCCTCTGTATACGTATTCCCGTAAGTGTCTGAGTTAGACGAACAACAATATTCACTCATCCGAGAACCACTGGTGAGACCTGACCGCTGAAACAATGCGCTTCTGGTTCTGGTCAGTAAATAACTGAAAACACATTAAACTGTACAGAGCAACTTTGGGGCTCAATGCGAATACCAAGCAGCGCCGGGCAAGCAACTTGGACACCGACGACCCTAATAAGAAAGGAATAAATAGCAAGACGAACAGAGGAACTTTTAACAGAAACGAAGAAAAAATCAATGGCAAATCCGATAGTTGTTGAAGACGAGGAAGAAAAACCAATGGCAAAGCCAATAGTCTTCAAGGACGAACAAAAATCAATGGCAAACCCAATAGTTATCGAAGACGAACAAAAACCAATGGCAAAGCCAATAGTCTTCAAAgacgaaaaaaaaatcaatgcaaaCCCAATAGTTTTCTTCGACATGACCATCGGTGGAAAACCTGTCGGCCGTATCGTGATGGAACTGTTCGCCGATTGTGTACCTCGTACAGCTGAGAACTTCAGAGCACTTAGTACCGGAGAGAAAGGAGTTGGTAGGTGTAGAAAGCCATTACACTACAAGGGATTTATTATTCACAGAGTGATGCCTGGATTTATCTGTCAAGGAGGTGATTTCACTGCTGGGAATGGTTCTGGTGGTGAATCAATCCATGGTGCTAAGTTTCCTGATGAGAACTTCGTGAAGAAGCTTACTGGGCCTCGAATTTTATCCATGGCTAACCTTGGTTCGGATACTAATGAATCACAGTTTATGATCTCTTTCAAAAGTCCTCCTTCTCCGTTTAACCCTTTTGGCTGTCCATTTTTTTTAGACAAGTAGTTCAAGGTATGAATGTTCTTAGAGCTATTGAGAGGGTTGGATCTAAGAGTGGAAAATACACTAAACTAGTCCTTATTGCTGATTGTGGTCAGCTTTAATTCTACTCGTAATAATGGTGGGGTTTTAGTTTTAGGGATATTTAGGGATCTCTATATCTTGGATTTAATACTATGATGAATGAATGCTGAATGAAGATGATGAGCTTTTCCTCTGCTGAAGGGGAAAAAAAGAAGATATTCTAAACTATAACATTCCGTGATATTCCTGAATTACACTGATGGATCATGGAAGACATAAACAACAAAGATAGTTTTTGCATAGCCCTAATTAAGTGCCAAAATGACAGTTACCAAGTCCGACAAAATCAGGCCTGACAACTGGCTAAAAGAAATTAATAAGCTAAAAATCAAACTCAGTTTTTTCAACTAATTACCTCAACTAGGTTCATCCTTGAAGAAGGAATGGACGATGAATTTACAAACGCTGAACCAAGGAGATCATCACACAAGCTATTTCTGTCATGGGTTCCTGCTGTGCTACTACTGTTAGATAGTGATCCAAATGTAGTTTTCTGGAGAAAACCAAATTCAGATCTAGAAGATCCCTCGAGTGGGCTGTGTTGTTTGGTAATGGAGAATAAGGAGTCTTTGGATCTCATGTTCATGGTGGGTGATAAGAGAGGCCCTGCGACTCTTGAATTTGACTGCCCATATCTTTGTTCAGAAAGTTCCTGCAAGAGAATAAGGAGTCTTTGGATCTCATGTTCATGGTGGGTGATAAGAGAGGCCCTGCGACTCTAGAATTTGACTGCCCATATCTTTGTTCAGAAAGTTCCTGCAAGAGACCATACAAAATTAAGCTCCGAGAGGAAGGAGCAGGAAAAAAAATATGATGTAGGCAGCAAACCCTGTTACCATAGTGTTTATCACACAACATTGCCCGTGTTAATCAGGTTTACGCAAGGCCATAAGATGATGTAATGTTGTGCTACTTTGTTTTGTTAACATTCTCGCAGAATTCAAGGGAAATACAAGTTTTATTATGCAAACCATTGTGGATGTCAGAAAAAGCCAAGCTATAAATTGGCTTCAACCATGGCTTCTGGAGAAATCCACACTGGTAATGAAATTCATTATACTCAGGCGGGGTTCAATGGGAGCCCcttgaaaaatatttttcttattggcgCATCCTTAAAATGCTCCCAACCATATTTGGCATGATTGAATATACATGTTTCTATTGCAGGATATAAATATGCTAAATTAGGCTTTTTATCCAGCAGCATTGGTCATGCTCTAAGCTAGTTCCGTCGAAACTGTAAGATTGATTGTTTAACTAATATAGGTCACTACTTCATATATCCATAACTTGAAAATATTCTCTAGCCAAGTAGGTTATCTACATCAATCCTACAATATTGGAGaaagaaacaaacaaagaaaaatgaCAATCTAACAAACAATTCAATGTTCTCaaaaagggaattttgatgcAAAGAGTAGTCGCGTTCTGAAGACGAAACAAGAAAGACAAGTATCTAGATCTTAGAAGGCAAACAATTGTTTTCCTTTTCATCATAGATGTGAAAAAACTTACGAGTATTAGATCTTATAGATTCACTTTTGTAGCTTTGCACTAATGTACTTGTAGATCAGAGCTTGATGTTCTAACTCCATCCACTGATTTGGAGTAAATGGTCCCCTAACTCCAGCTAAAACTCCATGAAGCTCCCTGAAATCCACAGAAAAACAAGAAAGCTGAGATTTCAAGAAATAACAAAGGAATGTATCTAGCAAATGAAGCAAAAGCTATAACCTTTGTCTGCAACATTTAAGGAAGCTACAAAAATCATGAAAGCTTTACCTTTcacagaagaagaaaacaaaaaaacaaacaacaaaatgacaaaagagatgTTAAACCAATCAAACGAATTGGGTTCTGAAGTTCATTGTTACCACTGTTCATTGCAAAATCCCAtctccaaaacaaaaacaaagaagaaactttTCTTTGACAAGACTCAAAACCAAgattgtttttttagtttttaacttGGATTGAAATCCAAGAAAATTAAGAATCTCAAGAAAAAGCCACAGGTACATGAAATCCTGCCTAGTGTTCTTCACACTCCGATGAATAATGGTACATGTTTTCTATTTCAATCCAAGTTAAAGAAAGTTAGAGTCAGTACCTGTTGCTTCCATACCCTTCTTTGGGATCTTCAAAGCTTATCGGATATGGCACCAGCATTCACATGATGGGCAATCACAATGTTAAAAGAACCATTTCTTTCTTGTGCATCTGATGGCCTTGGCCGAGTGAGAACTGAATAGATGTTCCCATTTTTAGGCTAAACTCAAGATCACACACCCTTTGCATCTTTCCTGCATCTCCTTAGTTTATCGATTTTTGGCTCGCTAGGTTCCTTTGAACGAACTCTAAGTTTAGAGGGTACCcgcacattttttttattttaaaacatCAGACATAACCTGAGCTTTTCGCAATATGGATGTTCTCATTTCTTGTGACCTATCTCCTCCAACTCTATATGTATTTGGTAACTTCATCTCATGTGGGATAGAACTCATCTGGACAGATAGCTTCGTAGCCATTTCATGCATTCCTGCTATTTTCAGTTTGTCACAGAGTTCCTTTAAGTAAGGTATTGAGGAACCACCCCTCTCCTTATCATATCTTCAAACTCCACACAAGCTTCTCCGTATCTTCGTAAATTACAGACAAATGAACTAACATGGAACTAGTAGCTAGATCCAAACCATGACCATTAAGCCTCATGTCTTTGCAAACTTGAACTATCAAATCTGACCTCCCAACCTCACTCAACATCTTGATTAACAAGTGGTAAGTAAGACGATCCGGCAAATACCCTGATTCAATCATCTTAGAGTAAAGATTCATCCCTTCTTCAATTTTCCCAAATTTAGAAAAATGcctaaataaataattataaGTCGTTGCTGTTGGAATTAACCCTCTCCCTATCATCATCTTTAAAATCTTGCTTGCTCCAGCCAAATCCCCTGCCTTGCAATAACCCTTCACCATAGAATTATAAGTGGAAAGAGTTGGATCTGATTCCGTAACCACCAATCTCTCGATCATTCCTAAAGCTTCTTTAAATCTACCCGCTTCACTCAACGCAATGAACACATCAACAATTGGATTATAAACAACAGCGTCACTATGAATTTCTTCTGTCTTCATCTTTGAAACTAATTCCATTGCCCTCTCAATGCGATAACCTTCAACAAGTGTAGCATAAGTTACAACATTAGGAGCTACATTTTCTGCTTTCATATCCTCCCTGAGTTTTTCAGCCTGTTTATGTTTCCCCAATCGAAAGAAAAATATTGTAAACCCCAACTGAAGGTACCCAACCCAACCTGGTTCTAATTCTCTACTCTTAACACAATACCTAGAAGCTATCCTAACACGCCCTTCTTTACAAAGAGAACCCATCAAAGTCTCAAACAAACTAGATATTGAAAATGTATAATGACTTGAATCTAATTTATAAGCAATCTCAAATGTGCGAATCGCAGTTGAAGTCATACCTGCACGAGTGTACTGCGAAAGTATCAGGATCAAAGAGGGTTGTTTTACTGCCCATTTGTAGAGAGAAAGAAAGGGTTCTGGTGAAGAATCAAAATGGGGCAAATTGTTTGTAATAGAGAAGAATCGGGTTTGATACCAGTTTCATGTAATGCAGTTTCAAGAGTTTTTTCAGGTGAGAGATTATTGTAACTGTCTCTTAGAAGATTGCAGATTGTAATACAGTCTCTTGGAAGAAAATTAGGACTAGGAGtttgttcatcttgatttttgATTAGTTTTGGATGATGGGTTTGTGAGGGCCGTTTGATTATTGGGTTTCTAGGAATTGGAAGAAGTGATACAGAGAAGAGTCTGTTAGTGATgaagatgaaactagggtttttgggtgTCCGGGCAAACCTTTGAGCCAGACGAATCAACATTTTGGCTGAACCAGTGACGAAATGCGGGGGAAAATAAGGAGGTTTTATTTTTGGGGGACATTTTTCTTTTCAGCAACTGGTAGACGGGTCTTGTTTTTTACTACCTGGGGAATAAGTTGAGTGTAGAACACAAGGACAGCTCCAGAAGGCAAAACGATTAAAAGTTCAAAGAATCAAATTACAACCATCATATGAACTGAGCACTAATTCATTTGGTGGACTTTTTCGCAGTCATGTGCAGAAAGTTTTAGAGTTGGCCAACAAAACATGCATACATGAGGACAATAGAATAGACACATCTACTCACAGAACAAGACGACTTGGTACTATTTTCTCAATGGAAATTGTACAttttaaggaaaaataaataaaatagaagctTTCTTTCACCTTGTAAGACTCCTTCTTTCTCCCACTCACCTGAATCTTCCTTCTCCGGCCCTCTTTTTTGAACGTTATTCTGGACTCTTGTATCGTAGCAGCTAGTTTATGCCGGACTTCAAATCGAAATTAGATAGGAATTACAGTTTCTCAGCTTGATTTCTCTCAGTCAGCTTTCATGAACATAACCCTTCTTACTTTTATCCTTATTTGCTTCTGAAATCGCTGAAATCACTGGCTTCTCTTTCTCGGACACCTTAGATTTCTCTGAAGTTTCTCAATTCTCCGGTAATTTCTCTCAGAATCCTTCTTCGAAATCTCTATGGGTCTCATCAAGTATGAAAGTCACAGCAATTGCATCTGTAACTGCATCTGTAATTGTCTCAACGGCCTCAATTATTCACAATCGATCTCAAGCGGCACCAGTGCAAACATCAACAGTAAATCTGGTTTCAACATTGTAGATCCCAACACCTCTCAAACAAATCTCATAAATTACAAGCAAATGCTAGATTGGCTACATTATCACCATGAAGTAAACCTaaacatcagtttcatcaattCGGATAATACTTCTCTACATCCATCTCATATTCATCTTGATGTTATCCCCAATCACTGTCACAACAATCTTAGATGAAACCCTATTCAGAAATCTATCACAATCAAGATGAGTACAATAGAGGAAACCCTCATTCAGAAATCTATCACAATCAAGATGAGTACCATAGACATCTCAAATTCAACCCCAACCGGAACAATAATGATTTTATCAACATGGAGTCTAAATCTAATAGGTTGATCTCCTCGCTCTGGAACTGCTGGCACTGGTTCAGGATCCACTTGATTTGGAAGATGCTCTGCATGGCCCTGCTGAGGAGGATTCACTTCACCATATCCTGCATTCGAAATAGATGCTACCTCGGCTGCAATTCGTCCCACCACAAGACACAACATATCAAGTTAAGGGAAAGCAACTACTTGAGGAGGAATAGGAAATGCGGCAAGTCTAAGGATCTCAGCACGAATAGGGGCAGGCATAAAAACCTTGCCTTacaccaccagtaacaacaaaccTATCTCCTACTAGAACTACACCCTCATTCACAACAAACTGACCAAATCGAGGATGAGAAGCATAAACCATCATGCTCGACCACCTTCACAATTTACAGACTCTGGCGTGACTCCTTCCACTCCACATGCAGTAGGCTTAGTGTCATCACCACCTTGACTACCGTCTTCATCTTCACTTCTGGcgcaccaccaccattaccactACCACTACTACTGCCCTCCTCACAAACACTATCCTGAAACCTTCCTCGACATGCAAATTGTAATACCCTCGTTCTTTTCATAAAATATTAGGGTGCGAACCCAATCCATATGGATTGGAAGACTAAGATTAGCGCAATGTGGAGCGTGAAACCTAGTTGTGTTTTTCCTGAGAAACTATATTTCTCTTTGTGTGAGCCTGCCCGTAGCGTGTACGAACGCTAATAGAATTGTTTATACTCGAATTGCCGCAAAACGACACCTGTATTGGTTGTGTGTCGATTTTAAGAGAAAAGAAGGGCATTTTaggcattttattttctttgataaatatttctcatgaatttcaaTACAAATCCATCTCTTTCCTTTTAGTTAtgaattttctttcttcttaCACCATAGAAAGGAAATTTTATAACAAAACATGATTTTGAAGTTTATACTACATCTTTGGTGGTTTAATTTGGATTTGGATAGCTTTGGGAGCTTCAATTACACAAAAGGTAGGGGAAAAACTCTTCTTTGAAACTGTtttgaattgattctcatgattTTGATTATATGGTTATATATATAATGAAATTCAAGGTTGTTCATGCTCGTATGATACTTTATGTGATGAATTTGTAATGTTTTCAACCAATTCATAGTTGTTCTTCTTGAATCTGATTTTAGGTTTcataaaaagttagggttttcttagATTTGATATTTAAACTCTATTACTTATAAAAAAATTAGTCATGGGTACTCTCAATTTATTGGAATTGATCTCTAGTTTCTTTTGAAACTCAATTTAAAAGCAATTCAGGAATTTCTGAAACAGTTTTCTGTCCTGTTTTTGGGCTAAATTATCAACCAGTTTGATTGACTCttattattagatttgtttttttgtgTAAAAGAGTGCTTTATCTTCTTTAAAACTGGCCAAGAATCAATGGATTCCGACAAATAATGAAGTCTGGGTGAATTTTTGATTGTGAACTACCAAAACTGTACGTTTCTGTTAACAGTTTTTATGTCAGACGTTTTCAGAGAAATTTAACCTTGTTCCTGaatttattgtttttgtttttttcttataTGATAGCTTATCCTTTATTCTTTAAAATTAGATAAGAATCACCCATTTTCATTGTGTAATGAGTCTTACACAAATTATTGAAGACAAGCTATCCAAACTGAAAACTTTTGAACTTGGTGCCACTGTCCTGTTTTATTGAGGTTTTTAAACACATCCATGTTCCTCATTACTTTTGTTTATCAATTTTATATCACGGTGGGGTTTCTTAGCTTTCAACGGTACCAGATCCACTGAATTTAGTTTTCCAATAAATTTTGCACTAATTTTTGAATATGGATTTCCGAAACTGCAATTTCTGTAGAACGTGAATTCTGTCCAGTTTTGTTGAACTATTTTGACAAAGCTAAAGCTCTTACTAAATTTTTGTATCATTTTTATATGAAGGCTTATGTTATATTCTTCAAAATGAGCCAAGAAACACTCAGTTTCGTTGTGTAAATAAGTCTACACAATTCTTTGAAAACTGGCTCTGTAATCCGAAATCTCTGAAAACTTGTATTGTTGTTTTATACTTACGTCTTTAGTTCTTTGAGCTATTGAATGTATTCTTTTGTTGGTATTACATGAATACAGGCCTTTTATATTTTCTAAAATGATAAGATTGACTGAGTTTGACTTGCATCAAAGCCCATGGAAATTTATGACTTTAAATGGTTTAAaacaaatttggtttaaaatggattTTATCGCACAAATTCATTGATTTGATTCATTTGTCGAATCTGAGTTTTTCCAATCATTATGATTTAATACTTACCAGTATTTATGATCTTGATTTATGCAGAAAGGCTAAGGTAAGTTGATTTCATGGTTTATGAATCAATATTTGTTGATGGTTTGTTCGATACTCGTATTTAACGATGTTTGCGAACTATTTATGAACTGCGTTGAGCATCCTCTTGGTGACGAACCCTACTTCTGAGTTTGTCGGGCCCGTAAGGGGCAATCCATATTAATGGTGAcctgttgtttatgggtgaaaatcgtttctgctgattttggtaatttcggtgagtgggtgagaaacaaatctaaaccctaaacaaatgtactgcacgtgagtactttagattcgagagatcaatctatacaaatctggcctaaaccaagaaatggccgttccggatttgcttcggtcacaaagaggaggagaagggctggtttagggagggaagcgaagagagtgttgagaccagagcaattctggaagagtagtacttgacttgtatcagaagatgaaagctttgagaaagctagcaagagttgcttttctgagtgttgtatttctccttgaccaaaaacttgtgtcttggtggaaataggtaaaacctatttatacaagtccaagtgaaacgtactatggCCGCGTAAGAAAACAaatggatgagttaaatgggaagaggtggtaacgcctgatattgatggaatttgatggaattgatgttccataatgaaagagtgtttcaccattacttcttgcatttactaaccgttttattcttattacactttcttgaaacgggcatgtatgtcgcacgctgtagacctccaaaccaaaaccctaatgagcatcccccagtt
This DNA window, taken from Papaver somniferum cultivar HN1 chromosome 3, ASM357369v1, whole genome shotgun sequence, encodes the following:
- the LOC113356713 gene encoding uncharacterized protein LOC113356713, which gives rise to MCRVTENQGFYQSERDRLKIKAFYLRLSVSKVKKNQLPESLTLLYLPRINESPLEINDTKIRSDASGFITLYRMRSEEEKKKRIMMMKAEEEIEEEQEVIYASREKVRVSEGVRFEVYSREDKILKGIYRKDIYDDWKLESKCVLENDPSGFKISEAEIFVSGDGNVSINEKIEIVIKRRRKNNSKRRFFKVLEEIPEDREEGEEKEENESDSSCCCCGGDDEMIGSDLDDERDFVEKSGSDDERTWAVDVGIWVMCLGVGYLVSKSSSRTLRRRRMMFR